One Roseburia rectibacter DNA window includes the following coding sequences:
- a CDS encoding cell division protein ZapA: MAEKTSAEVVIGGKVYTLSGYESEEYLQKVAVYINGKLNEFDSIEGYQRFPADMKATLLELNIADDYFKAKTQAEKLEREIEAKEKEIYDLKHDLIAEQIQSENDKKEIKRLDTENRELLLNKARLESSLEESLLGKIEEDASDEDETEQEDTTD, encoded by the coding sequence ATGGCAGAGAAAACAAGTGCAGAAGTTGTGATCGGCGGAAAAGTGTACACATTAAGCGGATACGAAAGCGAAGAATATCTTCAGAAGGTTGCAGTCTATATCAATGGAAAGTTAAATGAATTTGACAGTATAGAAGGATATCAGAGATTTCCGGCCGACATGAAAGCAACCTTGTTAGAGCTTAATATTGCAGATGATTATTTTAAAGCAAAAACTCAGGCTGAGAAGTTAGAACGTGAGATTGAGGCAAAAGAAAAAGAGATTTATGATCTGAAACACGATCTGATCGCAGAACAGATCCAGTCAGAAAATGATAAGAAAGAGATTAAGCGTTTAGATACAGAAAACCGTGAATTGCTATTGAATAAGGCGCGTTTAGAATCGTCATTAGAGGAGTCTCTTCTTGGAAAGATCGAAGAAGATGCGTCAGATGAAGATGAAACAGAACAGGAAGATACAACTGATTAA
- a CDS encoding peptidoglycan D,D-transpeptidase FtsI family protein: protein MREKNSERPDMKDNRSKNSIKTGKKKKNTKNREFAVITYSFLALFICLMGYFSYFQFFKSEEFINNPYNTRQETFAQKIVRGQILTNDGQVLAETVTDNEGNETRRYPYGSIFSHIVGYSTKGKSGIESLANFNLLRSNTAFLDKVGDEMQGEKSPGDNVVTTLDYGLQATAYDALGYYKGAIVVLEPSTGKILAMVSKPDFDPNTIAADWDNLTADDNTDAALLNRATQGLYPPGSTFKILTTLEYIQEHADYENYSYTCTGSYTVGDHTIHCYGNKSHGTQNLRQAFANSCNAFYASLGMELDVDRFGQLCDKMLFNTSLPTDLQASKSSFVLEKTDGASAIMATSIGQGQTLVTPFHMALIVSAINNDGILMKPYVLDHVESSDGVLVEQYEPEEYGTLMSTDEAAILKDYMSYVVETGTGKKLSGQNYEAAGKTGSAEYSTGADSSHSWFVGYAHREDKSDIAIAVIVEKAGVGSEYAVPIAKEVFDAYYNE, encoded by the coding sequence ATGCGAGAAAAAAACAGCGAAAGACCGGATATGAAAGACAACAGGTCGAAGAACTCTATTAAGACAGGTAAAAAGAAAAAAAATACAAAAAACCGGGAATTTGCGGTTATCACGTATTCGTTTCTGGCATTGTTTATCTGCCTGATGGGGTATTTTTCTTACTTTCAATTTTTTAAGAGTGAGGAATTTATCAATAATCCTTACAATACCAGACAGGAGACATTTGCCCAGAAAATCGTACGCGGTCAGATCCTGACAAATGATGGTCAGGTGCTTGCGGAGACGGTGACGGACAATGAGGGAAATGAGACAAGGAGATATCCATACGGCAGTATATTTTCACACATAGTCGGGTATTCTACCAAGGGAAAGTCAGGAATTGAGTCACTTGCGAACTTTAACCTGCTGCGTTCCAATACAGCTTTTTTAGATAAGGTCGGAGATGAGATGCAGGGTGAGAAAAGTCCGGGAGATAATGTAGTCACGACGTTAGATTATGGACTGCAGGCAACGGCATATGATGCGTTAGGATACTATAAGGGAGCAATCGTTGTATTAGAGCCTTCTACCGGCAAGATTCTTGCAATGGTATCAAAACCGGATTTTGATCCAAACACGATCGCTGCAGACTGGGATAACCTGACGGCGGACGATAACACAGATGCAGCACTGTTAAACCGTGCAACACAGGGACTTTATCCGCCGGGATCGACATTTAAGATCCTGACAACTTTAGAGTATATCCAGGAACATGCGGACTATGAAAATTACAGTTATACCTGTACAGGCAGCTATACAGTGGGAGATCATACGATTCACTGTTATGGAAATAAGAGCCACGGAACCCAGAATCTGCGTCAGGCATTTGCCAACTCCTGTAATGCATTTTATGCATCACTCGGAATGGAGCTTGATGTAGACAGGTTTGGACAGTTGTGTGATAAAATGTTGTTTAATACCAGTCTGCCGACGGATCTGCAGGCATCTAAGAGCAGTTTTGTATTAGAAAAGACAGATGGAGCTTCTGCAATTATGGCAACTTCCATTGGACAGGGACAGACGCTTGTGACACCGTTTCATATGGCGCTGATCGTAAGTGCAATCAACAATGACGGCATTCTGATGAAACCGTATGTGTTAGATCATGTAGAAAGCAGCGACGGAGTTTTAGTGGAGCAATACGAGCCGGAAGAATATGGCACGCTTATGTCAACGGATGAAGCTGCGATTTTAAAGGATTATATGAGTTATGTGGTCGAGACCGGTACCGGTAAGAAATTGAGCGGTCAAAATTACGAGGCGGCAGGAAAGACAGGATCAGCAGAGTATTCTACCGGAGCAGATTCTTCACATTCCTGGTTTGTAGGATATGCACACAGAGAAGATAAATCTGATATTGCGATTGCCGTAATCGTGGAAAAAGCAGGTGTCGGAAGTGAATATGCCGTACCGATTGCAAAAGAGGTCTTTGATGCATATTATAATGAATGA
- a CDS encoding FtsW/RodA/SpoVE family cell cycle protein, translated as MENLIVEVSKYLMIILFACYAYECFSAFRSRISTEKRNHIFDRQIFFMYLIHLDAFLVLYTVTDEINLIILYFLQVILVTIVIVNYQLLYPKASRLVTNNMCMLLMIGFIMLTRLSYEKAIRQYAIAICASVITIVIPVLIRKVQSLRRLTWLYAMIGIIGLAAVTIFGSTSYGAKISVTIGGLFSIQPSEFVKILFVFFVAGMLYKNTDFKTVCITTIVAAVHVLILVASRDLGGALIFFVTYLVMLYVATRKLFYFAGGLLAGCIAAVAAYGLFSHVRVRVVAWRDPLSVIDNEGYQICQSLFAIGTGGWFGTGLYQGTPNKIPVVEQDFIFSAISEELGGIFAICLIMVCISCFLMFLNIAMQMKEQFYKLVALGLGTVYAFQVFLTIGGVTKFIPSTGVTLPLVSYGGSSLLATMMLFAVIQGLYILRQDEGENNARKKQRKTGYERQQVEELY; from the coding sequence ATGGAAAATCTTATCGTAGAAGTTTCAAAATATCTGATGATCATATTGTTTGCGTGTTATGCGTATGAGTGTTTTTCGGCATTCCGCAGCAGAATCAGTACAGAAAAGAGAAATCATATATTTGACCGGCAGATATTTTTTATGTATCTGATCCATCTGGACGCGTTTTTAGTGCTCTATACAGTTACCGATGAAATTAATCTTATCATTCTTTATTTCCTTCAGGTAATTTTAGTGACGATCGTGATCGTTAATTATCAGTTATTGTATCCTAAGGCATCCAGGCTTGTGACAAATAATATGTGCATGCTTTTAATGATTGGTTTTATCATGCTGACAAGGCTTTCTTATGAGAAGGCGATAAGACAGTATGCGATCGCGATCTGTGCGTCGGTCATTACGATCGTGATACCGGTACTGATACGGAAAGTGCAGTCATTACGAAGACTGACGTGGCTGTATGCAATGATCGGTATTATTGGACTTGCTGCAGTTACCATATTTGGTTCTACCAGTTATGGTGCGAAGATATCGGTTACGATCGGTGGACTGTTTTCGATACAGCCATCTGAGTTCGTGAAAATTCTATTCGTGTTTTTTGTGGCAGGAATGCTTTATAAAAACACAGATTTTAAAACCGTCTGTATCACAACGATCGTGGCGGCAGTACATGTGTTGATCCTAGTGGCATCAAGAGATCTTGGAGGTGCATTGATCTTTTTTGTTACCTATCTGGTTATGCTTTATGTTGCGACCAGAAAATTGTTTTATTTTGCCGGCGGTCTTCTGGCCGGATGCATCGCCGCTGTTGCTGCCTATGGATTATTTTCACATGTCCGCGTCAGGGTTGTGGCATGGCGCGATCCGCTCAGTGTTATTGATAATGAGGGGTATCAGATATGCCAGTCCCTGTTTGCGATCGGAACCGGTGGATGGTTTGGCACAGGATTGTATCAGGGAACACCAAATAAAATACCGGTTGTTGAGCAGGATTTTATTTTTTCTGCAATATCAGAAGAATTAGGAGGTATTTTTGCAATCTGCCTGATCATGGTGTGCATCAGCTGCTTTCTGATGTTTTTAAATATTGCAATGCAGATGAAAGAACAGTTTTATAAACTTGTAGCGTTAGGACTTGGAACAGTGTATGCGTTTCAGGTATTCCTTACCATTGGCGGTGTGACAAAATTTATTCCGTCAACCGGAGTAACACTGCCGTTAGTAAGCTATGGAGGAAGTTCTCTGCTGGCAACCATGATGCTGTTTGCGGTGATTCAGGGATTGTATATTTTGAGGCAGGATGAAGGAGAGAACAATGCGAGAAAAAAACAGCGAAAGACCGGATATGAAAGACAACAGGTCGAAGAACTCTATTAA
- a CDS encoding NUDIX hydrolase, with translation MIEATSCGGVVIFRGKILLLYKNYKNKYEGWVLPKGTVEAGEEYKDTAMREVYEETGVKATLMKYIGKSQYSFTVPEDVVEKTVHWYLMMADSYYSKPQREEYFVDSGYYKYHEAYHLLKFPNEKQMLERAYEEYQELKKNNLWGSHRYE, from the coding sequence ATGATCGAGGCAACAAGTTGTGGTGGTGTGGTAATATTTCGCGGCAAAATATTGCTCTTGTACAAAAATTACAAAAATAAATACGAGGGATGGGTACTTCCAAAAGGAACTGTGGAAGCAGGAGAAGAATATAAAGATACAGCGATGAGGGAAGTATATGAAGAGACTGGTGTGAAAGCGACTCTGATGAAATATATCGGAAAAAGCCAGTATTCATTTACAGTACCGGAGGATGTTGTAGAAAAGACGGTGCACTGGTATCTGATGATGGCAGACAGTTATTACAGCAAACCGCAGCGTGAAGAGTATTTTGTCGATTCCGGTTATTACAAATACCATGAGGCGTATCATCTTTTGAAGTTTCCGAATGAGAAACAGATGTTAGAGAGAGCGTATGAGGAATATCAGGAATTAAAGAAGAATAATCTGTGGGGCAGCCACAGGTATGAATAA
- a CDS encoding RpiB/LacA/LacB family sugar-phosphate isomerase: MKIALINENSQAAKNEMICATLKSVVEPMGHEVFNYGMYSAEDIHQLTYVQNGILAAVLLNSGAADFVITGCGTGEGAMLACNAFPQVLCGHIESPLDAYLFSQVNDGNCIALPFAENFGWGGELNLTYIFEKLFCAPGGGGYPKERVVPEQRNKKILDEVKKITHRDLVSILKELDRDLVIGALSGDHFSEYFFANCKDEAIAACVKELIG, from the coding sequence ATGAAAATTGCATTAATCAACGAAAACAGCCAGGCAGCAAAAAATGAAATGATCTGTGCTACTTTAAAATCTGTCGTAGAACCAATGGGACATGAGGTATTCAACTACGGCATGTATTCTGCAGAAGATATACACCAGCTTACTTATGTGCAGAATGGTATTCTTGCAGCAGTTTTATTAAACTCCGGTGCCGCTGATTTTGTCATCACAGGCTGCGGAACCGGCGAGGGCGCTATGCTTGCATGCAACGCTTTCCCACAGGTACTCTGCGGACATATCGAGTCCCCACTTGACGCTTATCTGTTCTCACAGGTCAATGACGGAAACTGCATTGCTCTCCCATTCGCCGAGAATTTTGGCTGGGGTGGAGAATTAAATCTTACCTATATCTTTGAAAAGCTGTTCTGTGCTCCGGGTGGCGGCGGATATCCAAAGGAACGTGTCGTACCGGAACAGCGCAATAAAAAAATCTTAGACGAGGTTAAAAAAATAACTCATCGTGATCTTGTATCTATTTTAAAAGAACTTGACCGCGACCTTGTCATTGGCGCTTTAAGTGGCGATCATTTCAGCGAGTATTTCTTTGCAAACTGTAAAGACGAAGCAATCGCTGCCTGCGTAAAGGAACTGATCGGCTAG
- the kduI gene encoding 5-dehydro-4-deoxy-D-glucuronate isomerase: protein MELRTAASPRDVKHYTTERLREEFLIDDLFQPEVIKLVYSHIDRIITGSAVPVKETLKLTAGDELRAQYFCERRELGVINIGGAGVITIDGKEYKVAHKEGMYIGMGSKDISFASENADSPAKFYLNSAPAHMTYPTVLIKPEGTPENGVVIVKDCNKVELGSLETANHRTICKYILPGQVESCQLEMGMTKLEPGSVWNTMPCHTHDRRMEVYLYFDMPKDALVMHYMGEPTETRHIVMRNEQAVISPSWSIHSGCGTQAYTFIWGMVGENQDFDDMDDVAMKDLM, encoded by the coding sequence ATGGAACTTCGTACTGCAGCATCTCCAAGAGATGTCAAACATTACACAACCGAACGTTTAAGAGAGGAATTTTTAATTGACGACCTGTTTCAGCCGGAAGTCATCAAACTTGTATACAGCCATATCGACCGTATCATCACAGGCTCTGCTGTTCCGGTAAAAGAAACTTTAAAATTAACCGCCGGCGATGAGCTGCGTGCACAGTATTTCTGCGAACGCCGTGAGCTCGGTGTGATCAATATCGGTGGTGCCGGTGTGATCACGATCGATGGAAAAGAATACAAAGTTGCCCATAAAGAAGGCATGTATATCGGCATGGGTTCAAAGGATATTTCTTTTGCAAGTGAAAACGCAGATTCCCCTGCAAAATTTTACTTAAACAGCGCTCCTGCCCATATGACTTATCCTACCGTACTGATCAAACCGGAGGGTACACCGGAAAACGGTGTTGTCATTGTAAAGGACTGTAACAAAGTTGAGCTCGGTTCTTTAGAGACAGCCAACCACAGAACGATCTGCAAATATATTCTTCCGGGACAGGTAGAAAGCTGTCAGCTTGAAATGGGTATGACAAAACTTGAACCGGGCAGCGTATGGAACACAATGCCATGCCACACACATGACAGACGTATGGAAGTTTATCTGTACTTTGATATGCCCAAAGATGCACTTGTAATGCATTACATGGGCGAACCGACCGAGACAAGACACATCGTTATGCGCAACGAACAGGCTGTTATCTCTCCAAGCTGGTCCATTCACTCTGGATGCGGTACACAGGCATACACTTTCATCTGGGGAATGGTTGGCGAGAATCAGGACTTTGATGATATGGATGATGTTGCAATGAAAGATTTAATGTAA
- the ruvB gene encoding Holliday junction branch migration DNA helicase RuvB, whose protein sequence is MEKRVISTQVQEEDIKIEKSLRPQTLDDYIGQQKAKENLKIYIEAAKQRGESLDHVLFYGPPGLGKTTLAGIIANEMGTHLKVTSGPAIGKPGEMAAILSNLQEGDVLFVDEIHRLNRQVEEVLYPAMEDYVIDIMIGKGATARAIRLDLPKFTLVGATTRAGLLSAPLRDRFGVVHHLEFYTVEELKTIILHSAKTLGVEIDEEGAFELARRSRGTPRLANRLLKRVRDFAEVKYDGKISKEVAAFALDLLEVDKMGLDQNDRNILKIMIEKFSGGPVGLDTLAAAIGEDSGTIEDVYEPYLVKNGFINRTPKGRVVTDFTYQHFGLTK, encoded by the coding sequence ATGGAAAAAAGAGTCATTTCCACGCAGGTGCAGGAAGAGGATATCAAAATTGAAAAAAGCCTGCGTCCGCAGACGCTTGATGATTATATCGGACAGCAGAAAGCAAAGGAAAATTTAAAAATATATATTGAGGCGGCAAAACAAAGGGGAGAGTCCTTAGATCATGTGCTTTTTTACGGTCCTCCCGGACTTGGAAAAACGACGCTTGCAGGGATCATTGCAAATGAGATGGGAACACATCTTAAGGTGACAAGTGGCCCTGCAATCGGAAAACCGGGAGAGATGGCAGCTATCTTAAGCAATCTGCAGGAGGGGGATGTCCTGTTTGTGGATGAGATACACAGGTTAAACCGCCAGGTGGAAGAAGTTCTTTATCCGGCAATGGAAGACTATGTGATCGATATTATGATCGGAAAAGGGGCAACTGCGCGTGCAATCCGTCTGGATCTGCCGAAATTTACGCTGGTCGGTGCAACTACGAGAGCGGGGCTTTTGTCAGCACCGCTCCGTGACCGTTTTGGCGTGGTGCATCATCTGGAATTTTATACGGTGGAGGAACTAAAGACGATCATTCTTCATTCTGCAAAAACACTGGGTGTTGAAATTGATGAGGAAGGTGCATTTGAGCTTGCAAGACGTTCGCGTGGAACACCACGACTGGCAAACCGTCTGTTAAAGCGTGTCAGGGATTTCGCAGAGGTGAAATATGACGGAAAGATATCAAAGGAAGTTGCTGCCTTTGCGCTGGATCTCTTAGAGGTTGATAAGATGGGACTCGATCAGAACGACCGTAATATTTTAAAGATCATGATTGAAAAGTTCTCCGGTGGACCGGTGGGACTTGATACGTTAGCGGCGGCGATCGGTGAGGATTCCGGAACGATCGAAGATGTATATGAGCCGTATCTGGTGAAAAACGGATTTATCAACCGCACACCCAAAGGACGTGTGGTAACTGATTTTACGTATCAGCATTTCGGATTGACAAAATAG
- a CDS encoding GerW family sporulation protein: MADNSFHTTVESLFKGMDSFITTKTVVGDAIHIGDTIILPLVDVSFGVAAGAFSQEKKNNGAGGMGGKIMPSAVLVIQNGTTKLVNIKNQDGITKVLDMVPDFVNKFTSKNDASSENVTENQTDAAAKAAAGKEMEDILKDSVNK, translated from the coding sequence ATGGCAGACAATAGTTTTCATACAACAGTAGAATCTTTATTTAAGGGGATGGACAGTTTTATCACAACCAAGACGGTAGTAGGGGATGCGATCCATATTGGGGATACGATCATTCTTCCACTGGTTGATGTTTCGTTTGGTGTTGCAGCTGGTGCTTTTTCACAGGAAAAGAAAAATAACGGTGCCGGTGGTATGGGTGGAAAGATCATGCCAAGCGCAGTTCTTGTGATCCAGAATGGTACAACCAAACTGGTAAATATTAAGAATCAGGACGGAATCACAAAAGTGCTTGATATGGTGCCGGATTTTGTAAACAAATTTACTTCAAAAAATGATGCATCTTCTGAGAATGTTACTGAGAATCAGACAGATGCTGCTGCAAAGGCAGCAGCCGGAAAAGAGATGGAAGATATCTTAAAGGATTCTGTGAATAAATAG
- a CDS encoding U32 family peptidase — protein MFLMERIRMNSNKRYQNIELLAPAGSMETFRAVINAGADAVYLGGGRFGARAYADNFTEEELLSAIDYAHIHGRKVYLTVNTLFKERELTEDLYSYLLPYYKQGLDAVIIQDMGAFQMVREAFPGLSIHTSTQMTVTNRYGAAMMKEMGADRVVTAREMSLTEIRDIRDHVDIEIESFVHGALCYCYSGQCLLSSMLGGRSGNRGRCAQPCRLSYEVFDEKKHPVKTGKKERDIYILSPKDLCTVSMIPDLIENGVDSFKIEGRMKKAEYAAGVVSVYRKYIDRYINACLRTDEVTAKKDFKVTKEDMQHLYDFGNRSGFTDGYYKRHNGREMITFDKPSHTKGNEALWEEIKERYVRSEKKEKINGTLRLKKDFPAKLEITWNDVRISADGDVVQAALKQPLTEEKVSASIKKTGNTPYEFEKLDIDMDDDIFLPVQALNVLRRNALELLSETLTAPARRDKAGADEKISGEDRPVKLVSVQNEKNAASGNGKSQLSVSIENRGFIKKLLDESCVDSIYLDSSCYTRENLFAALKEDTVRIHLSGKKVYYIMPAVFRFPTLSFYEKNLSEMKQTGIDGFVVKSYDELAFIRKNLPDTDIILDHNLYIWNSYAKRQLWDMQPVRDTVPFELNRKELQNRDNTQSEIVLYGNLPLMISAQCVHANAGADRGCDKVRTVTYLKDRYGKYFPVKNNCTECYNTIYNTAPLILFPYRDELEKMGIHAYRISFTTEQESQVKQILNLYKTVFLNGKNSLQELYMGEYTGGHYKRGVE, from the coding sequence ATGTTTTTGATGGAGAGAATCAGAATGAACAGTAATAAACGATATCAGAATATAGAATTGTTAGCACCGGCAGGCTCCATGGAAACCTTTCGTGCAGTAATAAATGCCGGTGCAGATGCAGTATATCTCGGTGGAGGAAGATTCGGGGCACGTGCCTATGCTGATAATTTTACCGAGGAAGAACTGCTTTCGGCAATCGATTATGCGCATATCCATGGGAGAAAAGTATACCTCACGGTAAATACCCTGTTTAAGGAACGTGAATTGACCGAAGACTTATATTCATATCTGCTGCCTTATTATAAACAGGGACTGGATGCGGTTATCATCCAGGATATGGGAGCTTTTCAGATGGTGAGAGAGGCTTTCCCTGGATTATCCATACATACGAGTACACAGATGACAGTGACAAACCGCTACGGTGCCGCAATGATGAAGGAGATGGGGGCTGACCGTGTAGTGACAGCGCGTGAGATGTCGCTTACGGAAATACGTGATATCAGAGATCATGTGGATATTGAAATCGAAAGCTTTGTTCATGGGGCACTTTGTTACTGTTATTCCGGTCAGTGTCTGCTCAGCAGTATGCTGGGAGGACGAAGCGGAAACCGTGGCAGATGTGCCCAGCCGTGCCGCCTTTCCTATGAGGTTTTTGATGAAAAGAAGCATCCGGTAAAGACAGGGAAAAAAGAGCGTGATATCTATATTTTAAGCCCGAAGGATCTCTGTACCGTATCAATGATCCCGGATCTGATCGAAAATGGTGTTGATTCCTTTAAAATCGAGGGAAGAATGAAAAAGGCAGAATATGCTGCTGGTGTGGTATCTGTTTACCGTAAATACATAGATCGTTATATCAATGCATGTCTGCGCACGGATGAGGTGACTGCAAAGAAAGACTTTAAAGTAACGAAAGAAGATATGCAGCATCTTTATGATTTTGGAAACCGTAGTGGATTTACAGATGGGTATTATAAAAGACATAATGGCAGAGAGATGATCACATTTGATAAGCCATCGCATACAAAAGGAAATGAAGCACTCTGGGAAGAAATAAAAGAGCGTTATGTCCGGTCTGAAAAAAAAGAAAAAATCAATGGAACTTTAAGATTAAAAAAAGATTTTCCTGCTAAACTGGAAATTACATGGAATGATGTCCGGATCTCTGCGGATGGAGATGTGGTACAGGCTGCATTAAAACAGCCGCTTACAGAAGAAAAAGTGTCTGCAAGCATAAAAAAGACCGGGAATACGCCGTATGAGTTTGAAAAACTTGATATAGATATGGATGATGATATTTTCCTCCCGGTGCAGGCCTTAAATGTATTGCGGAGAAATGCATTGGAATTGCTGAGTGAAACACTGACTGCACCTGCACGAAGGGATAAAGCCGGGGCAGATGAAAAAATATCGGGTGAAGATCGACCAGTGAAATTGGTATCTGTACAAAATGAGAAAAATGCAGCATCCGGGAATGGAAAATCACAGCTTTCGGTTTCCATTGAAAACCGGGGTTTTATAAAAAAACTGCTTGATGAGTCCTGTGTGGATTCCATATATCTTGACAGCAGTTGTTATACAAGAGAAAACCTGTTTGCAGCATTAAAAGAAGATACAGTCCGTATTCATTTGTCAGGGAAAAAAGTTTATTATATTATGCCGGCAGTATTTCGTTTTCCTACGCTTTCTTTCTATGAAAAAAATCTGTCGGAAATGAAACAGACCGGGATAGATGGATTTGTAGTAAAAAGTTATGATGAACTTGCATTTATCAGGAAAAATCTTCCGGATACGGATATTATTTTAGATCACAATCTTTATATCTGGAATTCTTATGCAAAAAGGCAGCTCTGGGATATGCAGCCGGTTCGTGATACGGTTCCATTTGAACTTAACCGGAAAGAATTACAAAACAGGGATAATACACAGAGTGAAATAGTTCTTTATGGCAATCTGCCGCTGATGATATCTGCGCAGTGTGTACATGCCAATGCCGGGGCAGACCGGGGGTGTGATAAGGTTCGGACTGTCACCTATCTGAAAGATCGTTATGGGAAATATTTTCCGGTAAAAAATAATTGTACGGAATGTTACAATACGATTTATAATACAGCTCCGCTGATTTTATTCCCTTATCGTGATGAACTGGAAAAAATGGGAATCCATGCATACAGGATCAGCTTTACAACGGAGCAGGAATCACAGGTAAAACAGATATTAAATTTATATAAAACAGTCTTTTTAAATGGGAAAAACAGTCTGCAGGAACTGTATATGGGAGAATATACCGGTGGACATTATAAACGAGGAGTAGAATAA
- the uxaC gene encoding glucuronate isomerase yields MKQFMDENFLLQSETAQKLYHSYAADAPILDYHCHINPQEIYEDRQFENITQVWLGGDHYKWRFMRSCGVDEKYITGDASDKEKFLKWAEVLGKAIGNPLFHWSHLELKKYFGYNGVLNKKTAEEVWELCNKRLAEKDMSVRNIIRQSNVTLICTTDDPVDSLEWHKKIAEDDSFDVQVLPAWRPDKAMNIEKVTYLDYISQLSEVSGIKIDTFAALKKALSNRMDFFASMGCSVSDHALEYVMYAPASDDEIEAIFAKRLSGEGVTRAEELKFKTAFMLFVGTEYTKRNWVMQLHYGCKRDNNTPMFDHLGPDTGYDCINNYAPSSEMADFLNSLNKNGNLPKTIIYSLNPNDNQAIGTILGCFQDSTAVAKIQQGSAWWFNDHKTGMQDQMISLANLGNLSGFVGMLTDSRSFLSYTRHDYFRRILCNLIGEWVENGEFPADYDTLEEIIKGICYNNSVNYFGFNLKTC; encoded by the coding sequence ATGAAACAATTTATGGACGAAAACTTCTTGCTTCAGAGCGAGACCGCACAGAAACTTTACCATTCTTACGCAGCAGATGCGCCGATCTTAGATTACCACTGCCACATCAATCCGCAGGAAATCTATGAAGACCGCCAGTTTGAGAATATTACCCAGGTATGGTTAGGCGGCGATCATTACAAATGGCGCTTTATGCGTTCCTGTGGTGTAGACGAGAAATATATCACCGGCGATGCCTCTGACAAGGAAAAATTCTTAAAATGGGCAGAAGTTCTCGGAAAAGCCATCGGTAACCCGCTCTTCCACTGGAGTCATCTGGAGTTAAAAAAATATTTCGGCTACAATGGTGTTTTAAATAAGAAAACCGCTGAGGAAGTATGGGAATTATGTAATAAGAGACTTGCAGAGAAAGATATGTCTGTCCGCAACATTATCAGACAATCCAATGTTACATTAATCTGCACCACAGATGATCCTGTTGATTCCTTAGAGTGGCATAAAAAAATCGCTGAGGATGATTCCTTTGATGTACAGGTACTTCCTGCATGGCGTCCTGACAAGGCAATGAACATTGAAAAAGTTACTTATTTAGATTATATCTCCCAGTTATCTGAAGTTTCTGGTATCAAGATAGATACGTTTGCGGCTTTAAAGAAAGCTCTTTCAAACCGCATGGATTTCTTTGCTTCCATGGGATGCAGCGTATCTGACCATGCTCTGGAATATGTAATGTATGCTCCTGCTTCTGATGATGAGATCGAGGCTATTTTTGCAAAACGTCTTTCCGGCGAAGGTGTTACACGCGCAGAAGAATTAAAATTCAAAACCGCATTTATGTTATTTGTCGGCACAGAATATACAAAACGCAACTGGGTAATGCAGCTTCATTATGGATGCAAACGTGACAACAATACTCCGATGTTTGACCACCTTGGACCGGATACCGGTTATGACTGCATCAACAACTATGCTCCGTCTTCCGAAATGGCAGATTTCTTAAACTCTTTAAATAAGAATGGCAATCTTCCAAAGACAATCATTTACAGCTTAAACCCGAACGATAATCAGGCAATCGGCACTATCTTAGGATGCTTCCAGGATTCCACCGCTGTTGCAAAGATCCAACAGGGTTCCGCATGGTGGTTCAACGATCACAAGACCGGTATGCAGGATCAGATGATCTCCCTTGCAAACCTCGGAAATCTTTCCGGTTTTGTCGGCATGCTGACTGACTCAAGAAGTTTCTTATCCTATACACGCCATGATTACTTCCGCAGAATCCTCTGCAACCTCATTGGTGAGTGGGTAGAAAACGGTGAGTTCCCGGCAGATTATGATACATTAGAGGAGATTATCAAAGGTATCTGCTACAACAACTCTGTAAATTACTTTGGATTTAACTTAAAAACCTGCTAA